The DNA window GGCGTGACGGCACCGGCTGGGTGCCGTCGTCCCCGCTCAAGTACGGCACGAAGTACACCGTCACGGTGACCGGGACCGACAAGGACGGCGCCACCCATCTGGGCACCAGCACCTTCACCACGATGGCCAAGCCGAAGTCGATGATCGGCTCGGGGCTATACCTGTTCAGCGGCAAGACGTACGGCGTGGCGATGCCCGTGGTCGCCGAGTTCTCGCCGGGCATCCCGAAGAAGGACCGGGCCGCGGTGCAGAAGCGGATGTTCGTGCAGACCGATCCGCCGCAGCCCGGCGCGTGGCACTGGCTCGACAACGGCACGCAGGCCTACTACCGCGCCCCGGAGTACTGGAGGACCGGCACCACGCTCACGGTGCGGCTGGCGCTGGCCGGTATCCCGCTGAGCAACGGCCGCTACGGCAACGTCGACCGGAGCGCCACCGCGAAGATCGGCCGGGCGTTCGAGATGACGGTGGACAACGCGACCAAGCGGATGACCGTCTCGGAGAACGGCGCGGTGATCCGCACGCTGCCGGTGAGCCTGGGCAAGAAGAGCACCCCCTCCTCCAGCGGCACCATGGTGGTGATGGAGAAGAAGGAGTCCACGGTCTTCGACACCCGCGACGAGCCGGACCCGGACAACCAGTACGTGACGAAGATCGACTTCGCCCAGCGGATCACCTGGGGTGGCGAGTACATCCACGCCGCCCCCTGGTCCGAGGGCGTGCAGGGACGGCGCAACGTCTCGCACGGCTGCGTCAACGTGTCGATGGCCGAGGGTCGGTGGCTGTTCGGCAAGACCCTGGTCGGCGACCCGATCACGGTGAAGGGCACGGAGCGACGCCTGGTCCCGGGCAACGGCTGGACGGCGTGGAGCATGAGCTGGTCGCAGTTCGTCGCCGGCAGCGCCCTGCCGGTGCCGAAGGGCGGGCAGGACGCGCCGTTCTGAGCGGCGTAACGTGGTCGGACACGCTCGCGAAGGTGGGCGGCCGGCGAGTCGCCCCCACGACCAAGCGCCGGGCGACAACAGAATCGTTACATCGTCACCGGGGTGTTCCGCTTCACTCCCGGCAACGGGTTGCCGGTCCCACGCGTCTCACCAGAGACGATGGGGACCGGGCATCACACTTGTGAGGGAATCATGCGAGCTGGCCAGGACCGACTGATCCGGGGCGGGAGCGCCCGTCGCGGTGGTCGCCGCGCACTCGCCGCGGCGGTGCTCGCCGCGGCGGTGGCTCTGACGTCCGCCTGCACCGGCGGTGGCGGCGACGACAAGCCGTCGAGCTGGCAGGGCGGTGACGACGGCGGCGAGAAGGCGCCGAAGGCGGCGGCCACCATCAGCGAGCCGGCCGCCGACGCCAAGGACGTGCCGGCGACCACCGCCATCACCTTCACCACGACCGAGGCGCAGCAGACCGCCGTCGAGCTGAAGGACTCGACCGGCAAGGCCGTCGAGGGCACGCTCGCCGCCGACGGGAAGAGCTGGCAGCCGGCCGGCGCCCTGTCCTACGCCGAGACCTACACCGCGACCGTGACCGCCACCGGCGACGACGGCAAGCCGGCCACCGCCACCAGCACGTTCACCGTCATGGCGAAGCCGGCCAAGCAGGTGCGGGTGACCAGCTTCCTCGGCGACAACCAGGTCGTCGGCGTGGGCATGCCGCTGATCGTGAAGTTCGGCCGGGCCATCCCGCCGGACTACCGCGACGACATGCAGCGCCGGATGACGGTGACCGCCACGCCGGCCCAGGAGGGCATCTGGCGCTGGATCAGCCCGACCGAGGTGCACTACCGGCCGAAGACGTTCTGGAAGGCCAACAGCACCGTCTCCTACCAGGTGCAGGCGGCCGGGCTGCCGCTCGGCGACGGCTGGTACGGCCGCTCCGACCTGACCGTCGACGTCAAGATCGGTCCGTCGTTCGTGATGACCGTGGACAACCGCACCAAGCGGATGACCGTCACCAAGGACGGCAAGAAGGTCAAGACGATCCTGGTGAGCCTTGGCAAGAAGAGCACCCCGTCCTCCAGCGGCACCATGGTGGTGATCGAGAAGCTCCGGCACACCGTCTTCGACACCATGGAGGAGCTGGGCCCGGAGGAGGGTTACCGCACCGAGATCGACTATGCCCAGCGGCTCACCTGGGGCGGTGAGTTCATCCACGCGGCGCCCTGGTCCGAGGGCGTGCAGGGTAAGACGAACGTGTCGCACGGCTGTGTCAACGTCTCGATGAAGGACGGCAACTGGCTGTTCGCCAACACCCGCTTGGGCGACCCGATCACGGTCAAGGGCACCGAGCGCAAGCTGCAGAACGGCAACGGCTGGACCGACTGGAACATGAGCTGGGACGAGTACGTCAAGGGCAGCGCCCTGCCGTACGAGCCGACCGCCTGACCGACCCCGCACACGACGAAGCCCCCTCCCGGAGGAGGGGGCTTCGTCGTTGGGGTGACTGATGGGAATTGAACCCACGACAACCGGGACCACAACCCGGTGCTCTGCCAACTGAGCTACAGCCACCATGCTCGCCGCTCCGGTCGCCCGGGCGGTGCGCGGACCAATAATAGCCCCACCCCGGTCGACCGCGTCCACCGGGTTCCGGCCCGGCGTCAGAGCTGCGCGGCGATGCCCTTCGCGGTCTCCACGTCCGGGCCGGGCAGCGGCACGAACAGGGTCCGCCGGTAGTACTCCAACTCGCGGATGCTCTCCCGGATGTCGGCCAGCGCCCGGTGGGCCAGACCCTTCTGCGGCTGGCCGAAGTACACCCGCGGGTACCAGCGCCGGCACAGCTCCTTGATCGAGGAGACGTCGATCATCCGGTAGTGCAGGTGGGCGTCGAGCCGGGTCATGTCGCGGGCCAGGAAGCCCCGGTCGGTGGCGATCGAGTTGCCGCACAGCGGGGCGGTGCGCGGATCCTTCACGTGGCTGGTGACGTAGTCGAGCACCATGTCCTCGGCCTCGGCCAGGGTGACCGTGGAACGGCGCACCTCCTCGGTCAAGCCGGACTTCGCGTGCATGGTCCGCACGATCTCCGGCATGCCGTCCAGCGCCGCGTCGTCGGCGTGGATCACCACGTCGACGCCCTCCCCGAGCACGTTCAGGTCGGGGTCGGTGACGAGCGCGGCGACCTCGATCAGGGCGTCCCGACGCAGGTCCAGCCCGGTCATCTCACAATCGATCCAGACGAGAAGATCAGCCACCGGAACAGACTACGCGCCGCCGACGCGCCCGCGCCTCGGCACGGTCGGGCAGGTGGACCGCTAGGGTTTCCCCGTGCCAGCCGAACCCGACGTCCCACCCGCCGTCGCCCCGGACGACGCGGGCGGGCGCACGGCCCGACGGGTGGTCATGGTGCTGGCGCTGGCCGCCCTGCTGCCCGCGCTCTACCTGCCCGCGCTGCGGCACGACTACTACGACCTGAAGATCTACATGCGGGCGATGGACTGGTGGGCGGCCGGTCACCCGCTCTACGACTACGTCCAGCCGGACCGGGTGCAGGGCGCGCTCTACTTCACCTACCCCCCGTTCGCGGCGCTGCTGCTGCGGCCGTTCGCGCTACTGCCGCTCGGGGTCGCCATCGCGGTCTTCGTGGTGCTGACGCTGGCCGGAACGGCGGCGACCACCCGCTGGCTGGTGTTGCCGGTGCTGCGGCGGCACCACCTGCCGAGCGGGTTCGGCCTGACCGTCGCGGTGCTGCTGGTGCTGGCGGTGGAGAGCACCCGCG is part of the Micromonospora sp. WMMD980 genome and encodes:
- a CDS encoding Ig-like domain-containing protein, which encodes MGRFARAGAMVGVLVLTASLALTGCGGDEEKPAFMPGQQEVGGVSSTAPEPSVSPSGDPAPAASPLAVSPADGATGRPASTEISARIPGGGTVSKVVLTTAAGAAVNGRMRRDGTGWVPSSPLKYGTKYTVTVTGTDKDGATHLGTSTFTTMAKPKSMIGSGLYLFSGKTYGVAMPVVAEFSPGIPKKDRAAVQKRMFVQTDPPQPGAWHWLDNGTQAYYRAPEYWRTGTTLTVRLALAGIPLSNGRYGNVDRSATAKIGRAFEMTVDNATKRMTVSENGAVIRTLPVSLGKKSTPSSSGTMVVMEKKESTVFDTRDEPDPDNQYVTKIDFAQRITWGGEYIHAAPWSEGVQGRRNVSHGCVNVSMAEGRWLFGKTLVGDPITVKGTERRLVPGNGWTAWSMSWSQFVAGSALPVPKGGQDAPF
- a CDS encoding Ig-like domain-containing protein, producing the protein MRAGQDRLIRGGSARRGGRRALAAAVLAAAVALTSACTGGGGDDKPSSWQGGDDGGEKAPKAAATISEPAADAKDVPATTAITFTTTEAQQTAVELKDSTGKAVEGTLAADGKSWQPAGALSYAETYTATVTATGDDGKPATATSTFTVMAKPAKQVRVTSFLGDNQVVGVGMPLIVKFGRAIPPDYRDDMQRRMTVTATPAQEGIWRWISPTEVHYRPKTFWKANSTVSYQVQAAGLPLGDGWYGRSDLTVDVKIGPSFVMTVDNRTKRMTVTKDGKKVKTILVSLGKKSTPSSSGTMVVIEKLRHTVFDTMEELGPEEGYRTEIDYAQRLTWGGEFIHAAPWSEGVQGKTNVSHGCVNVSMKDGNWLFANTRLGDPITVKGTERKLQNGNGWTDWNMSWDEYVKGSALPYEPTA
- the orn gene encoding oligoribonuclease → MADLLVWIDCEMTGLDLRRDALIEVAALVTDPDLNVLGEGVDVVIHADDAALDGMPEIVRTMHAKSGLTEEVRRSTVTLAEAEDMVLDYVTSHVKDPRTAPLCGNSIATDRGFLARDMTRLDAHLHYRMIDVSSIKELCRRWYPRVYFGQPQKGLAHRALADIRESIRELEYYRRTLFVPLPGPDVETAKGIAAQL